The Meriones unguiculatus strain TT.TT164.6M chromosome 1, Bangor_MerUng_6.1, whole genome shotgun sequence genome has a segment encoding these proteins:
- the Pold4 gene encoding DNA polymerase delta subunit 4, which produces MGRKRLITDSYPVVKKREGPPGHSKGELAPELGEDIQSLSQEEAELELLRQFDLAWQYGPCTGITRLQRWHRAEQMGLKPPLEVHQVLKTHPEDPRFQCSLWHHYPL; this is translated from the exons ATGGGTCGGAAGCGGCTCATCACTGACTCCTACCCTgttgtgaagaagagggaggggccgcCTGGGCACAGCAAGGGGGAGCTGGCACCGGAGCTAG GGGAAGACATCCAGTCCCTCAGCCAGGAGGAAGCAGAGCTGGAGCTGCTGAGGCAGTTTGACCTGGCCTGGCAGTATGGGCCTTGCACAG GTATTACACGGCTGCAGCGCTGGCATCGGGCAGAGCAGATGGGCTTGAAGCCCCCCCTAGAGGTGCACCAGGTGCTGAAGACACACCCTGAAGACCCCCGCTTCCAGTGCAG cctctggcaTCACTACCCACTCTGA